The genomic interval CCCCGTCTCGCGTAAAGCGAGGCCCCGCAAACAGGGCCAAAAAAAGGGGATGCCAATGATCTCTCTTTGCTCTAAAAGTCAGGCCATGCGGCATGTCGCTGCAAGCATCGCCTTTGAGGGGCACAATAAAGGCAATAAAGTAGTCCGCGCAATGATCGTTTTAGGCATAGAAACAAGTTGTGACGAAACCGCCGCCGCGGTGGTTAGACGATATGATAACGCATCAGGTGATGAGCGCAGCGGTCAGGGCGAAATTCTTTCCAATGTGGTGCTCAGCCAGATAGAAGATCACGCAGCCTATGGCGGTGTCGTTCCGGAAATCGCGGCCCGTGCCCATGTGGAAGCCCTCGACGGCATCATCAAGACGGCCATGGCAGAAGCCGGCATGAGCTTTGATCAACTCGATGCTGTGGCAGCGACCTCTGGCCCGGGACTTATTGGCGGCGTGCTGATCGGCCTGATGAGCGCCAAGGCCATTGCCGCCGCACATGATTTGCCCCTTATTGCTGTCAATCATCTAGAAGGCCACGCACTCACCGCGCGCCTGACCAACAATGCCCCCTTCCCCCATCTCATTTTGCTGGTCTCTGGCGGGCACAGCCAAATCCTGCTGGTCAAGGGTGTCGGCGACTATGAACGCTGGGGCACCACCATCGACGATGCACTGGGTGAAGCCTTCGATAAAACGGCGAAGCTGCTCGGTCTGCCCTATCCCGGTGGACCGGAAGTGGAAAAGGCGGCCCTTCATGGCGATAACAAACGCTTTGCGCTGCCCCGCTCCATGAAGGGGCGCGATGGCTATGATTTTTCCTTCTCTGGCCTCAAAAGCGCGGTACGGCGGGAAGCCGAGAAGATCGCCCCGCTAAGTGATCAGGATATCGCCGATCTGTGCGCCTCTTTCCAGGCCGCCATTTGCGATATTCTCGCCGACCGCATCGACAAGGCCCTTGTTACCTTCTCCGAGCGCTTCCCTGAGAAGAAAGAACCCCAGTTGGTTGTCGCCGGCGGCGTTGCCTCCAACAAGGCCATCCGGGCAACGCTCGACACCGTTCTGGCCAAGCGAGGCGCAGAGCTGGTCGCGCCACCGATCAAACTGTGCACCGACAATGGCGTCATGATCGCATGGGCCGGTGCCGAACGCTTCGCGCTAGGCATGAGCGATCCGCTCAATGCACCGGCACGCCCGCGCTGGCCACTGGACAAGGATGCCCAAGCCAAGATTGGCGCAGGCAGAAAGGGAGCCAAAGCATGAGCAAGCCGGTAGCAACGTTACCCGCATCAAATGTCTTCCAGCGTATTTCGGTGCTCGGGGCCGGTGCGTGGGGCACCGCTCTGGCGCTCAATGCAGCCCGGGCAGGACGCGATGTCGTGCTTTGGGGCCGCAACGCAGAAAGCCTTGATTCCATCAGTACAAAGCGCCAGTTGCCCACCTATCTGCCAGGCATCACCTTTGATCAACCGCTGGAAACCACCACGGATATCACCGAGGCCGCTGACGCAGACTGCATCCTGCTGGTCGCACCTGCCCAGATGACCGCAAGCATCGCGGAAACCATCGGGCTTTATGTGCGCAAAGGCACGCCGGTGGTGTTGGCCGCCAAGGGCCTTGAAAAAGGCACCCAGCGCATGATGAGCGAAGTATTGGCCGACTATCTACCGCAAGCGATCCCGGCCATTCTGTCCGGTCCGTCCTTTGCCGCCGATGTCGCCCGCGGGCTGCCCACCGCTGTAACCATAGCAGCCCCTTCCGCGCCGTTGGCAGACAAGCTATGCGCAACCCTTTCAAGCCAGTCATTCCGCCCCTATGCCAGTACAGACATGATCGGTGTCCAACTGGGTGGAGCGCTCAAGAATATTCTCGCCATCGCCTGTGGCATCGTGCTTGGCAAGCAGCTTGGCGCCAGTGCCCACGCGGCTCTCATGACCCGTGGTTTTGCTGAAATGCAGCGCCTTGCCCTCAAGCTTGGAGCTCGACCGGATACCCTGATGGGCCTTTCAGGCTTTGGCGATGTAGCGCTTTCCTGCTCCAATCATCAGAGCCGCAACTTTGCCTTCGGCTTCGCCCTTGGTGAAGGCAAGGCCTTGTCCGACCTCATGGCTCCGGGCGCCAAGCTTTCCGAAGGGGCCTATAGCGCCCGCGTAGCCTGTGAGTTGGCCAGCGCTCATGGTGTTGAACTGCCCGTCGCTCAGGCCGTAGCCGACGTACTGGAGCAGAAAGACAGCATCGACGAAGCCGTAACCAAGCTGATGAGCAGACCGCTACGCGCCGAGAGCGAAGTCCCTTCCAAACCGAATTCTTAAAGTCAAGAACAGGAGAACTCCCATGTATTTCATCGTAAACTGCACCGATAAAAAAGGCGCCCTGGACATTCGCAAGGCAAACCGCGATGCGCATCTCGAATTTGCTCATGCCAATGCCGACACCATCAAGGTGGGTGGCCCTGTCCTGTCTGACGAAGGCGAAATGATCGGCTCTTGCCTCATTTGCGAAGTAGAAGACAAGGCAGCCCTTGATGCCTTCCTCGCTCAGGACCCTTATGCAAAAGCAGGCTTGTTCGAATCCGTCACCTCCCAGCCTTGGAAATGGGTTCTGGGCAAACCGGAATAACAACAACCGCAATCAGATCAACCGGAGAGGCATATGGCTTACTGGCTTTTCAAATCCGAGCCCAACACCTGGGGCTGGGACCAGCAAATGGCAAAAGGCGAGGAAGGTGAACAATGGGACGGCGTGCGCAACTATCAGGCACGCAACAACATGCGCAAAATGAAACTCGGCGAAAAAGGCTTTTTCTATCACTCGGTGAATGAAAAGCAGATCGTCGGCATTGTTGAAGTGTGCGCTGAAGTTCATCCAGACACGACCGATGACACCGGCAAATGGGAATGCGTTGACATCAAGGCCGTCAAACCGGTCAAGACACCCGTCACCTTGGAAGATTGCAAGAATCATCCCGAGCTTGGCAACATGATTCTCGTCAATAATTCCCGCCTCTCCGTTCAGCCCGTATCAGACGAGGAATGGAAAATCGTCTGCGAAATGGCTGGCGTTGATCCTTGAGCGAGCAATAGATCACAAAAAAGGGGAAGCCGGTCCATCCAGCTTCCCCTTTTTCTTATCCTTTATTCACTTCCGCGCTTTTGACAAGAAGGACTGGTCACCACACACCAGTTCCCCCTCATTCATGCCCTGACTGTAATCAAGGCCTGCATCCGTTGCTGAATGAACGGGATGATGAGATACACCATGGCGATCACCACGAGCGGCACCATGATCATCGCCCGTTGCCAAAGCTGCCATTGCGGTGTCATCGCCGCTATCCCATAAAGCAATACTGTGACCAGTGGATAGACAAACAACAGAATCATCAGCGCAAAACGGGCGCGGGACGGTTTACGTGCGGTCATATTCATGCGATCTTCCTTTCGAGACGATCCGTTCCGTTTAACAGACCCTTATATGAACGATACGTTCCGTTTCGTCAAGAGGAAAATCATGACTGCCGACACAAAAGACCTTGATCACAAAGAAAACAAGAAAACACGCCACTCGATAGGGGCCAGAAAAAACCCCGATACCGAGATCGCTATTCTGGATGCGGCAGCTGACATCATTGCAGCAAAAGGCATCGGAGGCCTGCGCATGGAAGCGGTTGCTCGCAAAGCCAAGGCTGGCAAGGCGACGCTTTACAGATGGTGGCCCAGCCGTGGCGCCCTCCTGCTTGCGGTCTACCAGCGTAAAAAGCCATCTATCTGTTATAACGATACAGGCTCGCTCTATGAGGATTTCCTGCATTTTGCAAAGGATCTTATAGAGATTTGGCAGGGAGAGAATGGGCTGTTTTTTAAAGCCATCATCGCTGAATCCCAATCAGACCCGGATGTCGCAGAAAAACTGAAAGACTATCACGCCGAAAGGCTTGAAGCGCTGGCCGCAGTGGTCACGCGCGCTCAGCAGCGGGGCGAGATTCCCCCAAAAGAAGATCCCACCACAAGAGCCGAGCTTGTCATCGGCCTGTTGTGGCAAAGACTGCTCAACAACCGGCTGGATGAGTCAATTGACGAGCATATCAGAATGCTCGCCAATAGTGATGAAACATAAACCCATAAGAATAAAGGGTCATGCCGGTTATTGCACCTTGGTATGTTCTTCGTGAATGCCAATGCTGAGGCGAATCGATGCTGTCGTGGAAAGTTGGGAAATTTCCGCAATCTTTTCCTGTTGCACCGCATTGGGGTCATTCCACTGCAACTCGAGCCAGTTGCGCTCATAGCCGATTTTCACCAGGGCCTCGATGACGGACTTGGTCACACCAATGCCCCGCGCATCATAATCAACATACAGAATATCAACATGCCCGACGCGTTTGCCGGAGATGGTTTCAGGCAAATCAAAGAAGGTACAGAAAGCACTCAATTTGCCATTCACATAAGCGCCTATAACCTCTGCGGTCCGATCGGTCAGCAAGGTTTCCGCATAAAACATATCTGGCTGGCGAGGCGCCCCGCGTTTACGCTCCTGTGCGTAAGCCGAAATCAAAGGAGCCAACTCGAGGGCTGAATCCAGTTCCAGGATCTTGGTCAAAAACTCGCTCATTCTCACTCCCGTATCGATTTAAGGCCACTAAAAATCTTGGCTGGCAAAACATGCCGGTTGCCTTCTATCCAGCAGCGATCAATTCATTAGACTATCTCTATGGTAAATAGTGCAGCAAATTACACAATCCATTGTGCAGCACCTTCCCCATTTATCCAACCCGTAGCAAACAAAAAGCATAGGAACAAAAAAAGCCGGATCGCGCGACCCGGCCTTTCGTCCATGCAAAAAGGCTATAATCCGGCAGACGGGACAAGATGACACAGTCCGCCAGCAGCCAATTAGTCCAGATCACGCACATCAACAAAATGACCCGCAACAGCAGCCGCGGCAGCCATCGCCGGAGAGACCAGATGGGTGCGGCCCTTGAAGCCCTGACGACCTTCGAAGTTGCGGTTGGATGTTGATGCACACCGTTCGCCCGGAGCCAGCTTGTCAGCATTCATGGCAAGGCACATGGAGCAACCCGGCTCACGCCATTCGCAACCAGCTTCGATGAAGATCTTGTCCAGACCTTCTTCTTCGGCCTGCACCTTGACCAGGCCCGAGCCCGGCACGATCATCGCATTGATGCCTTCCTTGACCTTGCGTCCCTTGAAGATATCGGCAGCAGCGCGCAAATCTTCAATGCGACCATTGGTGCAGGAGCCGATGAAGATACGATCAACGGCAATGTCGGTCATCTTCGTGTTTGGCTCAAGACCCATATAGTCAAGCGCCCGCAGAACAGCATTGCGGCGGCCTTCATCTTCAATCTTTTCCGGATCCGGTGTGGAACCATCAATGGTCGTCACATTCTCAGGGCTCGTGCCCCATGAAACGATTGGCGGCAACGATGCAGCATCCAGCGTAACAACCGTATCGAATGCGGCATCCTCATCCGTATAGAGGGTTTTCCAGAATTCCAGTGCCTTGTCCCAATCAGCTCCTTTCGGTGCTTTCGGGCGGCCCTTGATATAGTTGAAGGTCGTTTCGTCCGGAGCAATCAACCCAGCACGAGCCCCGCCCTCAATGGCCATGTTGCACACGGTCATACGGCCTTCCATGGATAAACCGCGAATGGCTTCACCACAAAATTCAATCACATGGCCGGTACCGCCTGCGGTGCCGATCTTGCCGATAATGGCCAGAACGATGTCTT from uncultured Cohaesibacter sp. carries:
- the tsaD gene encoding tRNA (adenosine(37)-N6)-threonylcarbamoyltransferase complex transferase subunit TsaD — its product is MIVLGIETSCDETAAAVVRRYDNASGDERSGQGEILSNVVLSQIEDHAAYGGVVPEIAARAHVEALDGIIKTAMAEAGMSFDQLDAVAATSGPGLIGGVLIGLMSAKAIAAAHDLPLIAVNHLEGHALTARLTNNAPFPHLILLVSGGHSQILLVKGVGDYERWGTTIDDALGEAFDKTAKLLGLPYPGGPEVEKAALHGDNKRFALPRSMKGRDGYDFSFSGLKSAVRREAEKIAPLSDQDIADLCASFQAAICDILADRIDKALVTFSERFPEKKEPQLVVAGGVASNKAIRATLDTVLAKRGAELVAPPIKLCTDNGVMIAWAGAERFALGMSDPLNAPARPRWPLDKDAQAKIGAGRKGAKA
- a CDS encoding NAD(P)H-dependent glycerol-3-phosphate dehydrogenase, encoding MSKPVATLPASNVFQRISVLGAGAWGTALALNAARAGRDVVLWGRNAESLDSISTKRQLPTYLPGITFDQPLETTTDITEAADADCILLVAPAQMTASIAETIGLYVRKGTPVVLAAKGLEKGTQRMMSEVLADYLPQAIPAILSGPSFAADVARGLPTAVTIAAPSAPLADKLCATLSSQSFRPYASTDMIGVQLGGALKNILAIACGIVLGKQLGASAHAALMTRGFAEMQRLALKLGARPDTLMGLSGFGDVALSCSNHQSRNFAFGFALGEGKALSDLMAPGAKLSEGAYSARVACELASAHGVELPVAQAVADVLEQKDSIDEAVTKLMSRPLRAESEVPSKPNS
- a CDS encoding YciI family protein; translation: MYFIVNCTDKKGALDIRKANRDAHLEFAHANADTIKVGGPVLSDEGEMIGSCLICEVEDKAALDAFLAQDPYAKAGLFESVTSQPWKWVLGKPE
- a CDS encoding EVE domain-containing protein, which codes for MAYWLFKSEPNTWGWDQQMAKGEEGEQWDGVRNYQARNNMRKMKLGEKGFFYHSVNEKQIVGIVEVCAEVHPDTTDDTGKWECVDIKAVKPVKTPVTLEDCKNHPELGNMILVNNSRLSVQPVSDEEWKIVCEMAGVDP
- a CDS encoding TetR/AcrR family transcriptional regulator, translating into MTADTKDLDHKENKKTRHSIGARKNPDTEIAILDAAADIIAAKGIGGLRMEAVARKAKAGKATLYRWWPSRGALLLAVYQRKKPSICYNDTGSLYEDFLHFAKDLIEIWQGENGLFFKAIIAESQSDPDVAEKLKDYHAERLEALAAVVTRAQQRGEIPPKEDPTTRAELVIGLLWQRLLNNRLDESIDEHIRMLANSDET
- a CDS encoding GNAT family N-acetyltransferase: MSEFLTKILELDSALELAPLISAYAQERKRGAPRQPDMFYAETLLTDRTAEVIGAYVNGKLSAFCTFFDLPETISGKRVGHVDILYVDYDARGIGVTKSVIEALVKIGYERNWLELQWNDPNAVQQEKIAEISQLSTTASIRLSIGIHEEHTKVQ
- the leuC gene encoding 3-isopropylmalate dehydratase large subunit, whose product is MSAPKTLYDKIWDSHVADQQEDGTCLLYIDRHLVHEVTSPQAFEGLRMAKRKVRAPQRTLAVVDHNVPTTDRTKGIDDPQSKLQVETLAANAAEFGVEYYDELDNRQGVVHIVGPEQGFTLPGMTIVCGDSHTSTHGAFGSLAHGIGTSEVEHVLATQTLVQKKAKNMKVEVNGKLGEGVTAKDIVLAIIGKIGTAGGTGHVIEFCGEAIRGLSMEGRMTVCNMAIEGGARAGLIAPDETTFNYIKGRPKAPKGADWDKALEFWKTLYTDEDAAFDTVVTLDAASLPPIVSWGTSPENVTTIDGSTPDPEKIEDEGRRNAVLRALDYMGLEPNTKMTDIAVDRIFIGSCTNGRIEDLRAAADIFKGRKVKEGINAMIVPGSGLVKVQAEEEGLDKIFIEAGCEWREPGCSMCLAMNADKLAPGERCASTSNRNFEGRQGFKGRTHLVSPAMAAAAAVAGHFVDVRDLD